A stretch of Metabacillus sp. FJAT-52054 DNA encodes these proteins:
- a CDS encoding conserved virulence factor C family protein → MNIKTIEPTPSPNTMKIILTEELPKGTSNNYKKDQAEHAPQVIQDILQVDGVKGVYHVADFLAVERNSKYDWKDILSSVRECFGETPSDGTGRGLMEEAFGEIKASVQMFNGIPMQVKLTDGLEEKRFALPQRFQDVIFNVQQHASNVVLDREWKDHGVRYGDMEDIGKDIVDELSASYHDDRLKRMAQQLINKEEGVQQVSRSSYKVTAEMMDEPEWTGRYAHLEQMNPSSEDLEVLEKALYDEKASIRRLAVVYLGMIEDPAVLPLLCKALEDKSVTVRRTAGDCLSDIGDPKAIPAMVISLGDKNKLVRWRAAMFLYEVGDEQALQALKEAQDDPEFEVSMQIKLAIGRIEGGEEAMGSVWKQMTESRKASE, encoded by the coding sequence CTGAATATTAAAACGATTGAACCAACACCGAGTCCCAACACAATGAAGATTATCTTAACGGAGGAGCTTCCGAAAGGGACAAGCAATAATTATAAAAAGGATCAAGCTGAACATGCTCCACAAGTGATCCAGGATATTCTGCAAGTAGATGGGGTTAAAGGAGTCTATCATGTAGCCGACTTTTTGGCGGTTGAACGCAACTCCAAATATGATTGGAAAGACATTTTATCAAGCGTCCGGGAGTGCTTCGGAGAAACTCCATCAGATGGTACAGGCCGCGGGCTCATGGAAGAAGCTTTCGGAGAAATCAAAGCATCTGTACAAATGTTTAATGGAATCCCAATGCAGGTAAAGCTGACAGATGGTTTGGAAGAGAAGCGGTTTGCGCTGCCTCAAAGATTTCAGGATGTCATTTTTAATGTCCAGCAGCATGCATCGAACGTCGTGCTTGACCGTGAGTGGAAGGATCATGGTGTCCGGTATGGGGACATGGAGGACATCGGAAAGGATATCGTTGATGAACTGTCTGCCTCCTATCACGATGATCGACTGAAAAGAATGGCTCAGCAGCTGATCAATAAAGAGGAAGGGGTTCAGCAAGTCAGCCGATCTTCCTATAAAGTGACAGCTGAAATGATGGATGAGCCGGAATGGACAGGCCGGTATGCCCACCTGGAACAAATGAATCCTTCATCAGAAGATTTGGAAGTGCTGGAAAAAGCACTATATGATGAAAAGGCATCAATCAGAAGGCTTGCTGTCGTGTATCTTGGAATGATTGAAGATCCTGCTGTTCTGCCGCTTCTCTGTAAAGCGCTTGAGGATAAATCTGTTACGGTCAGAAGGACGGCGGGGGACTGTTTATCGGATATTGGAGACCCGAAAGCCATTCCGGCAATGGTAATTTCACTTGGAGATAAAAATAAGCTAGTCCGCTGGCGTGCAGCTATGTTTTTATATGAAGTCGGTGACGAGCAGGCTCTCCAAGCTTTAAAAGAGGCACAGGATGATCCTGAGTTCGAGGTCAGTATGCAAATCAAGCTTGCAATCGGAAGAATTGAAGGCGGAGAAGAAGCGATGGGTTCCGTCTGGAAACAGATGACTGAGAGCAGGAAAGCAAGTGAATAA
- a CDS encoding HD domain-containing protein — translation MDAERFVKKHLDKEGSGHDWLHIERVRKLALKLVEETEADAFIVELAALFHDLSDRKLADDKRMSRLEVEDMLIALSVSENDRSQIMHIIDTISFRGTGRTVPETIEGKIVQDADRLDAMGAIGIARTFVYAGSRGTPIYDPGEQTKGDSAIQHFYDKLLKLKGLMNTEAGKMKAEERHRFMELYLDTFYKECER, via the coding sequence ATGGATGCTGAGCGATTTGTGAAGAAACATCTTGATAAGGAAGGATCCGGTCACGACTGGCTGCACATTGAAAGGGTAAGGAAGCTTGCATTAAAGCTTGTGGAAGAAACAGAAGCAGATGCATTCATTGTGGAACTCGCAGCCTTGTTTCATGATCTTTCGGACCGCAAATTAGCTGATGACAAAAGAATGAGCAGACTGGAAGTCGAAGATATGCTCATTGCATTATCGGTTTCAGAAAATGATCGGTCTCAAATCATGCATATCATAGATACCATTTCATTTAGGGGAACAGGCAGGACCGTCCCTGAAACGATTGAGGGGAAAATTGTCCAGGATGCCGATCGGCTGGACGCGATGGGAGCGATTGGTATAGCGAGGACTTTCGTTTATGCAGGAAGCAGGGGCACACCGATTTACGACCCGGGGGAACAGACTAAAGGAGATTCTGCCATTCAGCACTTCTATGATAAACTTCTGAAGCTAAAAGGACTGATGAATACAGAAGCAGGCAAAATGAAGGCGGAAGAGAGACACAGATTTATGGAGTTATATCTCGACACTTTTTATAAGGAATGCGAGAGGTAG
- a CDS encoding glutathione peroxidase — translation MSIYEFKAETIKGNEQSLSDYEGKVLLIVNTASKCGFTPQLKGLQELYEKYSTDGLEILGFPCNQFMNQEPGNEEEIEAFCERNYGVNFPMFAKINVNGKDAHPLFSYLTKELPGMLGSEGVKWNFTKFLVDRNGMPVKRFSPNTNPQDIEEPIKQLLSEQPASI, via the coding sequence ATGAGCATTTATGAATTTAAGGCTGAAACGATTAAAGGGAATGAGCAATCACTTTCCGACTATGAAGGCAAGGTGCTTTTGATTGTGAACACTGCAAGTAAGTGCGGATTTACTCCGCAATTAAAAGGTCTTCAGGAACTGTATGAAAAATATTCCACTGACGGACTTGAGATTCTCGGGTTTCCCTGCAATCAATTCATGAACCAGGAGCCGGGAAATGAAGAGGAGATTGAAGCGTTTTGTGAACGAAACTATGGGGTGAATTTCCCGATGTTTGCAAAAATCAATGTCAACGGGAAGGATGCTCACCCCCTATTCAGCTATTTAACAAAAGAGCTGCCGGGCATGCTCGGTTCTGAGGGAGTGAAATGGAACTTTACGAAGTTCTTGGTTGACCGGAACGGCATGCCGGTAAAGAGATTTTCTCCGAACACGAACCCTCAGGATATAGAAGAGCCGATTAAGCAGCTGCTTTCTGAGCAGCCGGCTTCCATATAA
- a CDS encoding formate--tetrahydrofolate ligase codes for MAAETNGKSDIEIASKSSMKPIADVASSIGILENEIELYGTYKAKLSDALLKRLSTAQDGKLILVTSINPTPAGEGKSTVTVGLGQALNRIGKKTVIAMREPSLGPVMGLKGGAAGGGYSQVLPMDDINLHFTGDLHAITAANNALSALIDNHIHQGNELELDPGKIVWKRALDINDRALRNVVTGLGGASNGLAREDQFDITAASEIMAVLCMAENIQDLKQRLSSIVAGYTKDKHPVTVGDLGVEGALTLLLKDAVKPNLVQTMEHTPALIHGGPFANIAHGCNSLIATKAALKLGEYTVTEAGFGADLGAEKFLNIKARAGGLKPAAVVIVATIRALKMHGGIAKNDLRDSNPEAMIKGCENLQKHIETIQAFGLPYAVAVNRFTADSDEEIQALKKWCEDLGHPCALTEVWEKGGEGGVELAEIVTRLAESASAFSPLYSSDAPFKAKAKAIAEKVYGADDVLLTSKAEKQLADIEANGWGDLPVCMAKTQYSLSDDPKKLGRPDGFSITIREIKPSAGAGFLVALTGDIMTMPGLPKKPAALHMDVDENGCAKGLF; via the coding sequence TTGGCTGCTGAAACGAATGGTAAATCTGATATTGAGATCGCTTCGAAATCCAGCATGAAACCGATTGCTGATGTAGCGTCATCGATCGGCATACTAGAAAATGAAATTGAATTATACGGTACATATAAAGCAAAGCTGTCTGATGCCCTTTTAAAAAGACTCAGTACAGCACAGGATGGAAAATTGATCCTTGTTACATCCATTAATCCTACACCTGCCGGAGAAGGCAAGTCAACAGTGACAGTAGGCTTAGGTCAGGCGCTCAACAGGATCGGCAAAAAGACCGTGATCGCTATGAGGGAGCCGTCACTTGGACCTGTCATGGGACTAAAAGGAGGAGCAGCGGGAGGCGGTTACTCCCAGGTGCTGCCTATGGATGATATAAACCTTCATTTTACTGGCGATCTGCATGCCATTACAGCTGCAAATAATGCTCTTTCTGCTCTTATCGACAATCATATCCATCAGGGAAATGAGCTGGAGCTTGATCCTGGCAAGATTGTCTGGAAAAGAGCACTGGATATCAATGACCGGGCTCTTCGCAATGTTGTCACAGGACTTGGCGGAGCATCGAACGGTTTGGCAAGGGAAGATCAGTTCGATATTACAGCTGCTTCTGAAATCATGGCTGTTTTGTGTATGGCAGAAAATATTCAGGATTTGAAACAGCGGCTTTCCAGCATTGTGGCTGGATACACAAAAGATAAACATCCGGTTACGGTTGGAGATCTTGGTGTTGAAGGAGCGCTAACGCTTTTACTGAAGGATGCGGTCAAACCAAACTTAGTTCAAACAATGGAACATACCCCGGCTTTAATACACGGAGGGCCATTTGCTAATATAGCCCACGGCTGCAACAGCCTGATTGCCACAAAAGCAGCGCTTAAATTGGGAGAATATACAGTAACAGAAGCGGGATTCGGTGCAGATTTAGGTGCAGAAAAATTCCTGAATATTAAAGCGCGTGCCGGAGGACTAAAACCAGCGGCTGTTGTGATAGTTGCAACCATCCGGGCACTGAAAATGCACGGGGGAATTGCGAAAAATGACCTGCGTGATTCCAATCCGGAGGCTATGATAAAGGGCTGTGAAAATCTGCAAAAGCATATTGAAACCATTCAGGCATTCGGTTTGCCATATGCGGTAGCCGTTAACCGATTCACAGCGGATTCAGATGAGGAAATCCAGGCCTTGAAAAAATGGTGCGAGGATCTTGGCCATCCATGTGCGTTAACCGAGGTATGGGAAAAAGGAGGAGAAGGAGGAGTGGAGCTCGCGGAAATCGTCACTCGTCTTGCTGAAAGCGCCTCCGCTTTCTCCCCGCTTTATTCATCTGATGCTCCATTTAAAGCAAAGGCAAAAGCGATTGCGGAGAAGGTGTATGGCGCAGACGATGTCCTGCTCACTTCCAAAGCAGAGAAACAGCTGGCAGATATCGAAGCAAACGGCTGGGGGGATTTGCCAGTTTGTATGGCGAAAACACAGTATTCTCTGTCAGATGATCCAAAAAAGCTGGGCCGGCCAGACGGTTTTTCGATTACGATAAGGGAAATAAAACCATCAGCAGGTGCTGGCTTTCTTGTCGCGCTCACGGGAGACATCATGACGATGCCGGGCTTGCCGAAAAAACCGGCTGCTTTACACATGGACGTAGATGAAAATGGCTGCGCGAAGGGATTATTTTAA
- the metA gene encoding homoserine O-succinyltransferase yields MPINIPSNLPAKAILEEENIFVMDEMRAAAQDIRPLDILILNLMPQKEKTETQLLRLLGNTPLQVNITFLHMKTHKSKNVQPQHLEEFYTTFEHIKHRSFDGLIVTGAPVEQLPFEDVSYWDELRQIFNWSSEHVTSTLHICWGAQAGLYYHYGVEKIQLKNKCFGIFPHTVSAPSEKLVRGFDEEFYVPHSRHTDISKDQAVSHKDLLILSESEEAGVCLLMSKDGKRVFLTGHPEYDAHTLDEEYKRDLERGIPISQPLHYYKGGKPENGPLFRWKSHASLLFSNWLNYYVYQETPYIWKDRDGN; encoded by the coding sequence TTGCCCATTAATATCCCCTCAAATCTTCCGGCTAAAGCGATACTTGAGGAAGAAAATATTTTCGTAATGGATGAAATGCGGGCTGCAGCTCAGGATATCCGTCCGCTTGATATTTTGATTTTGAATCTCATGCCGCAGAAGGAAAAGACTGAAACGCAGCTGCTAAGATTGCTCGGAAACACTCCGCTGCAAGTGAACATCACGTTTTTGCATATGAAAACTCATAAATCCAAAAATGTTCAGCCTCAGCACCTGGAAGAATTTTATACAACGTTTGAACATATTAAGCACCGGAGCTTTGACGGACTGATTGTGACTGGGGCTCCTGTAGAACAGCTTCCATTTGAGGACGTATCCTACTGGGATGAATTGCGGCAGATTTTCAATTGGAGCTCAGAGCATGTAACCTCAACTCTTCATATATGCTGGGGAGCCCAAGCGGGACTTTACTATCATTATGGCGTAGAAAAAATTCAATTGAAAAATAAATGCTTCGGAATTTTCCCCCATACAGTCAGTGCTCCATCAGAAAAACTCGTACGCGGGTTTGATGAGGAATTCTATGTTCCCCATTCCAGGCATACAGATATATCAAAAGACCAGGCTGTCTCCCATAAAGATCTTCTCATTCTTTCTGAATCCGAAGAAGCCGGCGTATGCCTGCTGATGTCCAAAGACGGTAAGCGGGTGTTTTTAACCGGACATCCGGAGTATGATGCTCATACGCTTGATGAAGAATATAAAAGAGACCTTGAACGCGGAATACCGATTAGCCAGCCGCTCCATTACTATAAAGGCGGCAAGCCTGAGAATGGCCCATTATTCAGATGGAAATCACATGCAAGCCTTCTTTTCTCCAACTGGCTGAACTATTACGTCTACCAGGAAACCCCGTATATCTGGAAAGATAGAGATGGGAATTAA
- a CDS encoding diglucosyl diacylglycerol synthase — protein MRSKQKVLILTAKYGNGHVQVANTLVNHCRNLGIEDVIVCDLYNESHPVFSEITQYLYLKSFSIGKQFYRLFYYGVDKMYNKRMMNLYYKMGHKRLHEIILKEDPDIIINTFPMIVVPEYRRRTGTVIPTFNVITDFCLHKIWVHENIDKYYVANHHVKEKIVRLGIQPSAVKVTGIPIRSQFEEELNHDQLIAKYGLDPNKKTLLIMAGAHGVLKNVRELCQSFLQHDQLQTIVVCGKNQVLKDSLTPLANAYPNQIKALGYVERVDELFRISSCMITKPGGITLSEAAAIGLPVILYKPVPGQEKENSIFFENSGAAVVVNKYEEIQDSVDYLMNNEHLLSSMRRNMKKLHIASSADTILHDIMEEAVVITKENEKKMKGSVNY, from the coding sequence TTGAGATCCAAACAAAAGGTTTTGATTCTGACGGCCAAGTATGGGAATGGGCATGTTCAGGTGGCAAACACATTGGTGAATCATTGCAGAAATTTGGGGATTGAAGATGTGATTGTTTGTGATCTTTATAATGAATCACATCCTGTTTTTTCGGAAATAACCCAGTATCTGTATTTAAAAAGCTTCTCAATCGGAAAGCAGTTTTATCGTTTGTTCTACTATGGCGTAGATAAAATGTATAATAAACGAATGATGAATCTGTATTACAAAATGGGCCACAAAAGACTTCATGAAATTATTTTGAAGGAAGACCCTGATATCATTATCAATACCTTTCCGATGATTGTCGTACCTGAGTACCGGAGGAGAACCGGCACCGTCATTCCGACATTTAACGTCATAACCGATTTCTGCCTCCACAAAATCTGGGTGCACGAAAATATTGATAAATATTACGTAGCTAACCACCATGTAAAGGAAAAAATCGTCCGCTTGGGGATTCAGCCTTCTGCTGTTAAAGTTACAGGCATCCCAATCCGCTCTCAGTTTGAAGAAGAACTGAATCATGATCAGCTGATTGCGAAATACGGACTTGATCCTAATAAAAAGACCTTGCTTATTATGGCAGGAGCCCATGGCGTTCTGAAAAACGTCAGGGAATTGTGCCAGTCCTTTCTCCAGCATGATCAGCTGCAAACCATCGTTGTTTGCGGGAAAAACCAGGTGCTGAAAGACAGCCTTACACCTCTAGCCAACGCCTACCCGAATCAGATTAAGGCCCTTGGCTATGTTGAGAGGGTGGATGAGCTGTTCCGCATCTCTTCCTGTATGATCACGAAACCCGGGGGTATCACTCTAAGTGAGGCAGCTGCTATAGGTCTTCCTGTCATTCTTTATAAGCCAGTGCCGGGACAGGAGAAAGAGAATTCAATTTTCTTTGAAAACAGCGGTGCTGCCGTCGTGGTGAACAAGTATGAAGAAATACAGGACAGCGTCGATTATCTTATGAATAATGAGCACCTTCTTTCCAGTATGCGCAGGAACATGAAGAAACTTCATATTGCAAGTTCTGCTGATACAATCCTGCATGACATCATGGAAGAAGCCGTCGTGATTACGAAAGAGAATGAGAAAAAGATGAAGGGTTCAGTAAATTATTAA
- a CDS encoding metal-dependent hydrolase, whose translation MDTSTHIAMGFGLAGLASLDPAVAGDPALAQAVLAGTLLGSNAPDFDYAVKLAKGQGMYLRHHRGASHSVPALFIWGILLTACIWPFFPEISALRLFGWTLAAVVIHVFVDLFNSYGTQAGRPFLKKWITFDAIYIFDPFIMLLHVIGFGLWGAGFHPGTVFAIIYFLMIGYIVQRAFASKSVKRKAASDLAPEYTKIKAIPTIRWGIWNVCAESPAAFITGEYRNGKIEWIHRFEKDDLTSPVIQESLKDWNVQHFLVNAEMAHPLFWRRSDGYEVRWFDVRYRTKNHYPYMAIVKLDLEGNISESATGWLHHVQTLDNPGSLNESVSH comes from the coding sequence ATGGATACGAGCACACATATTGCAATGGGATTCGGACTTGCCGGCCTCGCATCACTTGATCCGGCAGTGGCCGGCGATCCCGCCCTAGCACAAGCCGTCTTAGCAGGAACATTGCTGGGTTCGAATGCCCCTGATTTTGATTACGCAGTTAAGCTTGCCAAAGGACAAGGCATGTATCTGCGGCATCATCGCGGAGCTTCCCATTCTGTACCTGCCTTATTTATATGGGGAATCCTTCTGACTGCCTGCATATGGCCTTTTTTCCCTGAAATCTCAGCATTACGCCTTTTTGGCTGGACACTTGCTGCCGTCGTCATTCATGTTTTTGTGGATTTATTTAATTCTTATGGCACACAGGCAGGCAGGCCGTTCTTGAAAAAGTGGATTACCTTTGATGCCATTTACATTTTTGATCCATTTATTATGCTTCTTCATGTAATCGGCTTTGGATTATGGGGTGCAGGCTTTCATCCCGGAACCGTTTTTGCCATCATTTATTTCCTAATGATTGGATATATCGTGCAGCGCGCCTTTGCATCAAAGTCGGTAAAGAGAAAAGCTGCCTCCGATCTTGCGCCTGAATATACAAAGATAAAAGCCATTCCGACCATCAGATGGGGAATTTGGAATGTATGTGCTGAATCACCAGCCGCTTTTATAACAGGAGAATATCGAAACGGAAAAATTGAGTGGATCCATCGATTTGAAAAAGATGACCTCACTTCCCCTGTTATACAAGAATCTTTAAAGGATTGGAATGTACAGCACTTTCTAGTGAACGCAGAAATGGCTCATCCGTTGTTCTGGAGAAGATCGGACGGATATGAAGTCAGATGGTTCGACGTACGATACAGAACAAAAAACCATTATCCGTACATGGCTATCGTTAAATTAGACCTTGAAGGAAACATCTCAGAATCTGCAACCGGCTGGCTGCATCATGTCCAAACCCTTGATAACCCGGGGTCTTTAAATGAATCTGTTTCACATTAA
- a CDS encoding AIM24 family protein, protein MEDRYSITEFISASKQSERKQGFFELETPRMLEVNLDGLVWSKAGSMIAYKGQIKFEREGMLEHGMGKFLKKAFTGEGSSLMKANGTGQLYLADQGKKITILSLNNESITVNGNDLLAFDPAINWDIKLMRKVSGMLSGGLFNIHLSGTGLIAITSHYEPLTLFAERGKPVFTDPNATVAWSGGLQPGFVTDVSLKTFLGRGSGESIQMKFDGDGFIVVQPFEEIYLSQQS, encoded by the coding sequence ATGGAAGACCGTTATTCAATTACCGAATTTATTTCCGCCTCGAAGCAATCGGAGAGAAAGCAAGGTTTTTTTGAATTGGAAACTCCAAGGATGCTTGAAGTGAATCTTGACGGACTTGTGTGGTCCAAAGCGGGATCTATGATCGCATATAAGGGACAGATCAAATTTGAAAGAGAAGGCATGCTGGAGCACGGTATGGGGAAATTTTTAAAAAAAGCTTTTACCGGTGAGGGTTCTTCGCTGATGAAGGCAAACGGTACCGGTCAGCTGTATTTAGCGGATCAGGGGAAAAAGATTACCATTCTTTCATTAAACAATGAATCAATAACCGTTAATGGCAATGACCTTCTGGCATTTGATCCTGCGATCAATTGGGATATAAAGCTGATGCGCAAGGTTTCCGGCATGCTTTCGGGAGGACTTTTTAATATACATTTAAGCGGGACAGGGCTCATAGCCATTACCTCTCACTATGAACCTCTCACTCTTTTTGCAGAGCGGGGAAAGCCGGTCTTTACGGATCCGAATGCAACTGTCGCTTGGTCCGGCGGTCTCCAGCCTGGATTTGTTACGGACGTCTCCTTAAAAACCTTTCTAGGCAGGGGAAGCGGTGAATCGATTCAAATGAAATTTGATGGAGATGGATTTATTGTCGTACAGCCTTTTGAAGAGATCTATTTGAGTCAGCAAAGCTGA
- a CDS encoding class I SAM-dependent methyltransferase, which yields MEHVNEFNWSKEAEKLWNSNSGNWHSRSRGMWEKGSRKEIIPFFSKHVDLARLILDIGCGDGYGTLKLAQLGYKVKGIDFSPEMISIAKREAIHNNLEFEQGNVMNLPLENDHADALLVINCLEWVQEPKTALLELMRVLKPGGLACIAVLGPTAGPRSNSYSRLNGEPAICNTMMPWEFTRLAEENKLKLIDQHSVYKDGVSQELAAPLSLELKQALSFLTLFMFINEKEMK from the coding sequence ATGGAACATGTAAACGAATTTAACTGGAGCAAGGAAGCAGAAAAACTTTGGAACTCCAATTCCGGTAATTGGCATTCCAGAAGCCGGGGCATGTGGGAGAAAGGAAGCAGAAAAGAGATTATTCCCTTCTTCTCAAAACATGTTGATCTTGCAAGACTGATTCTTGATATTGGATGCGGAGATGGATATGGGACATTAAAGCTTGCACAGCTGGGCTATAAGGTGAAGGGGATCGACTTTTCGCCAGAGATGATTTCCATTGCGAAAAGGGAGGCGATTCATAACAATCTTGAGTTTGAGCAAGGGAACGTGATGAACTTGCCGCTCGAAAATGACCATGCAGACGCGCTCCTCGTCATTAACTGTCTTGAGTGGGTACAGGAACCGAAAACTGCACTCTTGGAGCTGATGCGGGTCCTCAAACCAGGGGGACTTGCGTGCATAGCAGTTTTAGGACCGACCGCAGGGCCTAGAAGCAATAGCTATTCTCGGCTGAATGGGGAGCCGGCCATATGCAATACAATGATGCCGTGGGAATTTACAAGGCTTGCGGAAGAGAATAAATTGAAACTTATCGATCAGCATTCCGTATATAAGGATGGAGTTAGTCAGGAGTTGGCCGCGCCGCTGAGTTTAGAATTAAAGCAAGCCCTTTCCTTCTTAACTCTTTTCATGTTTATAAATGAAAAGGAGATGAAGTAA
- the cspD gene encoding cold-shock protein CspD yields the protein MQNGKVKWFNNEKGFGFIEVEGGEDVFVHFTAIQGDGFKSLEEGQEVSFEIVEGNRGPQASNVTKL from the coding sequence ATGCAAAATGGTAAAGTAAAATGGTTTAACAACGAAAAAGGATTCGGTTTCATTGAAGTTGAAGGCGGAGAAGATGTATTCGTTCACTTCACTGCTATTCAAGGAGATGGCTTTAAATCACTAGAGGAAGGTCAAGAAGTTTCTTTCGAAATTGTTGAAGGAAATCGCGGACCTCAAGCTTCAAACGTTACAAAACTGTAA
- a CDS encoding DUF2564 family protein gives MEQFSNEKPVSGLNDLAQLELAVEASQKMTGSSTMSMDPESLSQAQKSIEDARSHLEQVKLTGVDQVFLENQKKLLDQCQHQLNEAKK, from the coding sequence ATGGAGCAATTTAGCAATGAGAAACCGGTAAGCGGATTAAACGACCTTGCCCAGCTTGAGCTTGCCGTTGAGGCTTCACAAAAAATGACCGGCTCAAGCACGATGAGTATGGATCCTGAAAGCTTGAGCCAGGCGCAGAAATCTATTGAGGATGCGAGATCCCACCTTGAACAAGTTAAATTGACCGGAGTTGACCAGGTTTTTCTTGAAAACCAAAAAAAGCTGCTGGATCAGTGCCAGCACCAGCTAAACGAAGCTAAAAAATAA
- a CDS encoding zinc-finger domain-containing protein, with the protein MNRKQKLDEIGELLDTYCVDCLLKQHFRKEYGKTFAHSFCISQCTVGLKLKELGEKLS; encoded by the coding sequence ATGAATAGAAAACAAAAATTGGATGAAATAGGGGAGCTTTTAGATACGTATTGCGTGGATTGCCTGCTGAAGCAGCATTTCCGCAAAGAATATGGGAAAACCTTCGCCCATTCTTTTTGCATCAGTCAATGCACGGTTGGTTTAAAGCTAAAGGAGCTGGGTGAAAAGCTTTCTTAG
- a CDS encoding reverse transcriptase-like protein, which yields MRVRINWTYQSPKKQTALFQSDELDADLALLLSDDLERTGRTKTIEFEDSRGVTWTKKEMLKLMEELEEEPSSVIVYFDGSFDKDTGKSGAGAAIYYKIGKENYRVRINRTLDELTSNNEAEFAALLLGANYLEELSVTGQNVQFKGDSLVVINQLSGEWPCYEEQHQVWINRIEEVLSKLKVTGDYESVPRKENKEADQLSKQAIQGMDVTSQIKLD from the coding sequence ATGAGAGTCAGGATTAATTGGACGTATCAATCCCCTAAAAAGCAAACCGCATTGTTTCAATCAGATGAATTGGATGCCGATTTAGCGCTTTTGCTTTCTGACGATTTGGAACGGACGGGAAGAACTAAAACCATTGAGTTTGAGGATAGCCGGGGAGTAACCTGGACAAAGAAGGAAATGCTTAAATTAATGGAAGAGCTTGAAGAGGAACCTTCTTCTGTCATCGTTTATTTTGATGGAAGTTTTGATAAAGATACAGGAAAAAGCGGTGCCGGAGCTGCGATTTATTATAAAATCGGCAAAGAAAACTACAGGGTTCGAATTAACAGAACTCTTGATGAACTAACCTCGAATAATGAGGCAGAATTTGCGGCATTGCTTCTCGGAGCCAATTATCTTGAGGAGCTCTCGGTCACGGGACAGAATGTGCAATTTAAGGGCGATTCACTGGTCGTCATCAATCAGCTGTCAGGAGAATGGCCCTGCTATGAGGAGCAGCATCAAGTCTGGATTAATCGAATTGAGGAAGTGTTGTCTAAGCTGAAGGTGACGGGTGACTATGAATCCGTCCCAAGAAAAGAGAACAAGGAAGCTGACCAGCTGTCCAAACAGGCGATTCAAGGTATGGATGTTACCAGCCAGATTAAATTGGATTAA
- a CDS encoding reverse transcriptase-like protein — MIEVYIDGASAGDPGPSGAGIVIKGNGAAESFSYPLGTMSNHEAEFHALILGLKLCVEKKYKTVSFRTDSQLVERAAENRYAKNKLFAPLLAEAESLIDQLDLFFIKWIPSKVNPADRIAKEGIRKNEK, encoded by the coding sequence ATGATTGAAGTGTATATTGATGGAGCCAGTGCCGGCGATCCAGGCCCTTCCGGTGCTGGAATTGTTATCAAAGGAAATGGCGCTGCTGAGTCCTTCTCCTACCCGCTCGGTACGATGTCCAATCATGAAGCAGAATTCCACGCCTTGATCCTTGGATTGAAGCTATGCGTGGAAAAGAAGTACAAAACTGTCTCATTCCGAACCGACTCCCAGCTGGTCGAACGGGCCGCCGAGAATCGATATGCTAAAAACAAGCTGTTTGCCCCATTATTAGCAGAAGCAGAAAGCCTGATTGATCAACTCGATTTATTTTTTATTAAATGGATCCCTTCTAAAGTCAACCCTGCCGACCGGATAGCAAAGGAAGGCATCCGAAAAAATGAAAAATAG
- a CDS encoding DUF6123 family protein has translation MTCDLAEYLDRLYAKGFKFGDETIRFIYFGKSYTGAVDSQVISAIELTLKIQKSFEGSFFMSLLEIFVEGEVMTKAMALEKVRSLRLLV, from the coding sequence ATGACTTGCGATCTAGCAGAGTATCTCGATCGTTTATATGCGAAAGGCTTTAAATTTGGGGATGAGACCATCCGGTTTATTTATTTTGGAAAAAGCTATACCGGTGCGGTTGATAGTCAGGTTATTTCCGCTATAGAGCTGACGCTTAAAATTCAGAAGTCGTTTGAAGGATCTTTTTTCATGTCACTTCTTGAGATCTTTGTAGAGGGAGAAGTAATGACGAAAGCGATGGCCCTGGAAAAGGTGCGTTCGCTTCGGCTGCTTGTATAA